A single genomic interval of Candidatus Bathyarchaeota archaeon harbors:
- a CDS encoding winged helix-turn-helix transcriptional regulator yields MPQKVIEYVSKNETVSIEDIAKDLGVSWITAKNYLSRLARMEIVKRVGRGVYQRRKRSTAIVKPTPELIRLGQDLRERFPMADFVVWSLNMLGDYAHYAVGRDLIFVETSKMLSASIRDALLEKGYHAVLRPYKRDFQEYAYYPEQPIFILERKELYGLVWFENNLIPTPERIWLDLYFLTTRMGLSFDLFELGLIFANMVERDGMNFDRLLRYAGRRGLFREMLIFLYSLKREDTRIGSRVPEDVLWIRREKETLRNILTMVKGADKE; encoded by the coding sequence GTGCCACAAAAAGTGATAGAATATGTCTCGAAGAATGAGACAGTTTCAATAGAAGACATCGCAAAAGACCTAGGCGTTTCTTGGATAACAGCAAAGAACTACTTAAGCCGACTCGCAAGAATGGAAATCGTCAAAAGAGTAGGAAGAGGGGTATATCAACGCAGGAAAAGGAGTACCGCAATAGTCAAACCCACTCCAGAACTCATTCGACTCGGGCAAGATCTCAGAGAGCGCTTCCCAATGGCAGATTTCGTTGTCTGGTCTTTGAACATGCTTGGTGACTATGCTCATTACGCGGTCGGCAGAGATCTTATTTTTGTCGAAACATCCAAGATGCTGTCTGCGAGTATCCGTGATGCACTGTTAGAAAAAGGGTATCATGCTGTATTGCGTCCATACAAGAGAGATTTTCAAGAATATGCCTACTACCCAGAACAGCCGATATTTATCCTTGAAAGGAAAGAACTCTACGGATTAGTTTGGTTTGAAAACAATCTAATTCCCACACCCGAACGGATATGGTTAGACTTGTATTTTCTTACTACTAGAATGGGCCTGAGTTTTGATCTTTTCGAGCTTGGACTCATATTTGCAAATATGGTCGAAAGAGACGGGATGAATTTTGATCGTTTGCTGAGATATGCAGGGAGACGAGGTCTTTTTCGAGAAATGCTCATTTTCCTTTATAGTCTCAAGAGAGAAGACACAAGAATCGGCTCTCGCGTACCTGAAGACGTTCTATGGATTAGACGAGAAAAAGAGACACTTCGTAACATTCTGACAATGGTCAAAGGAGCTGATAAAGAATGA
- the cas4 gene encoding CRISPR-associated protein Cas4 has product MVSVSDLTTYSYCKRKVWLLRKAKIQTGERDWNSIVKYRLIRSISNLVDSKDKIHSLTDFMYETLHEVPGEIVDTEIYLGREKLSGRIDVIRKTEEGYIIQEEKSSDPPMGDGVWPDHLLQVSAYAFLAGGGSRYSPIVGAIIIYNDLKPRKVKPNPEKAKDVLEKVIHLLESNILPKAEENAKKCRKCNYYPLCQILPQEGELEDAEIKNLFTRGKEVLSISRT; this is encoded by the coding sequence TTGGTTTCAGTATCAGATCTAACAACCTATTCTTATTGCAAGAGGAAGGTCTGGTTATTAAGAAAAGCAAAGATACAAACTGGAGAAAGAGATTGGAATTCAATCGTGAAATATCGTCTAATACGTTCTATATCGAATCTTGTAGACTCAAAAGATAAGATACATTCTTTGACTGATTTTATGTATGAGACTCTTCATGAAGTTCCAGGAGAAATAGTCGATACAGAGATATACTTAGGAAGAGAAAAGTTGTCTGGACGGATTGATGTCATTAGAAAAACAGAAGAAGGTTACATTATTCAGGAAGAGAAATCATCCGATCCACCAATGGGCGATGGAGTGTGGCCAGACCATTTGCTACAAGTAAGTGCATACGCCTTTCTTGCGGGAGGTGGCTCTAGATATTCGCCTATAGTTGGTGCAATAATTATTTACAATGATTTGAAACCAAGAAAAGTGAAACCAAATCCAGAAAAAGCCAAAGATGTTCTTGAGAAGGTGATACATCTCTTGGAGAGTAATATTCTACCTAAGGCAGAAGAAAATGCTAAGAAGTGTCGCAAGTGTAATTATTATCCACTTTGTCAGATTCTGCCTCAAGAAGGAGAACTAGAAGATGCTGAAATAAAGAACCTCTTCACAAGAGGGAAAGAAGTTCTTAGCATTTCTAGAACCTGA
- a CDS encoding dihydrofolate reductase family protein: MKTAKSLEVDKMFERAETTLCLVISLDGKITTGSTDNLDSDLDWKRIVGLKEGFAQYYQVEQSLGTNYLNSGRVLEKVGFNNKKEVPEKEPLKFVVVDRKPHLNKHGINYLCNWLENLFIVTNNPKHPAFELKSEYDNIEIIYYETDVDFADLLVKLRKHHRIEKITIESGGTLNAIFFRNGLVDHVKIVVAPLIVGGKETSSLVDGFSLTDQSQLHLLKALKLKECKKLENSYLLLEYDVINDTVIE, translated from the coding sequence TTGAAGACAGCAAAATCATTAGAAGTGGATAAGATGTTTGAACGAGCAGAAACAACATTATGTTTAGTTATTTCTCTGGATGGAAAAATAACTACTGGATCGACTGATAATCTGGATTCTGATTTAGATTGGAAGAGAATTGTAGGGCTTAAAGAAGGATTTGCGCAATATTATCAAGTAGAGCAATCGCTAGGGACAAATTACCTGAACTCTGGCCGTGTATTGGAAAAGGTAGGATTCAATAATAAGAAAGAAGTGCCAGAAAAGGAACCATTGAAATTCGTGGTCGTAGATAGAAAACCGCATTTGAACAAGCATGGAATCAATTACCTATGTAATTGGCTTGAAAACTTATTTATTGTGACAAACAATCCAAAGCATCCTGCATTTGAACTAAAAAGTGAATACGATAACATTGAGATAATATATTATGAAACTGATGTTGATTTTGCCGACTTGTTGGTGAAATTGAGGAAGCATCATAGGATAGAAAAGATAACCATTGAATCGGGCGGCACTTTGAATGCAATATTTTTCCGAAACGGTTTAGTTGATCATGTGAAAATTGTAGTGGCGCCGTTAATTGTTGGGGGAAAGGAAACGTCTTCGTTGGTTGATGGCTTTTCTCTTACGGATCAGTCTCAACTGCATTTGTTGAAAGCTTTAAAACTAAAGGAATGTAAGAAACTTGAAAACTCATATTTATTGCTAGAATATGATGTGATCAATGATACAGTTATCGAGTAA
- a CDS encoding collagen-like protein, whose protein sequence is MSEGSSPIGISKTVFVAGLIAAILASSLISTIVITQFGLIQGPKGDTGSQGAQGEQGIQGIRGPTGPAGGVEPDVKALLTSTYTDIWLGTDYHDVEGLMINFGSDRAYSVTITITWHTTGGGEHTEPAALIGTLSGHQIYDYSKRYYIEGSFDYITWEITWT, encoded by the coding sequence ATGTCGGAAGGAAGTAGTCCTATAGGAATATCAAAAACAGTATTCGTAGCAGGGCTTATTGCTGCAATTCTAGCATCTAGTCTCATCTCAACTATAGTCATTACGCAATTTGGGCTAATTCAAGGACCTAAAGGAGACACAGGTTCACAGGGAGCACAGGGCGAACAGGGAATACAGGGAATTCGAGGACCAACGGGACCAGCAGGGGGAGTTGAGCCTGATGTTAAAGCATTGCTTACAAGCACTTACACAGACATATGGTTAGGAACAGACTACCATGATGTAGAAGGGCTAATGATAAACTTCGGTAGTGACCGTGCTTACAGTGTCACCATCACTATAACTTGGCATACAACTGGTGGCGGAGAGCATACAGAACCAGCAGCCTTGATAGGAACTTTAAGTGGACATCAGATCTATGACTATTCAAAAAGATACTACATTGAAGGTAGCTTTGACTACATCACTTGGGAAATAACATGGACTTGA
- a CDS encoding NAD(P)/FAD-dependent oxidoreductase, with translation MEHIEIAIVGGGPAGAFCAYNLAKHGSYPSIFDASHPREKPCGGRVSPFALRKFPILHNVPKSKIYVNRCCLVSPRGAKALVFGKIGMNISRMQLDRFLLDTAIAAGSVHIKERVLTIRREDTNWVLATKRRKIRSKFLIGADGVNSMVRRRILGRIPPENLGICFGYFVTGRKPMLIKYLEDIPGFIWSFPREDHTSIGIGSDFRYGKCLKPVLKRFTRVHYRGLKIISEWAATIPSVKDPGFLRLPCAGDNWGLIGDAAGHVDPITGEGILYALWDGELLARALEKGDIALFDTFWRTEYGQNLIAAIKLRDLLYNTHVLEISVRLAAGSRSHGKIICDMINHELEHQMFYKRILHELPKILSEYVRNIITSS, from the coding sequence ATGGAACATATTGAAATAGCTATTGTTGGTGGTGGACCTGCTGGTGCCTTCTGCGCATACAATCTGGCGAAACATGGTAGTTACCCATCAATCTTTGACGCCTCTCACCCTCGCGAAAAACCTTGTGGTGGAAGGGTTTCTCCTTTTGCGCTTAGAAAATTTCCAATATTGCATAATGTTCCAAAATCAAAAATCTATGTTAATAGATGTTGTTTAGTTTCTCCTAGAGGAGCGAAAGCTCTCGTTTTCGGGAAGATTGGAATGAATATCTCGAGAATGCAATTAGACAGATTTCTTCTGGATACAGCAATAGCTGCAGGGTCAGTACATATAAAGGAAAGAGTTTTAACCATCAGAAGAGAAGATACAAATTGGGTATTGGCAACTAAAAGAAGGAAAATTAGGTCAAAGTTTCTGATTGGAGCAGACGGCGTTAACTCTATGGTGCGAAGGAGAATTCTGGGTCGTATACCTCCTGAGAATCTAGGAATATGCTTTGGTTATTTTGTGACAGGACGTAAGCCTATGTTGATAAAATACCTAGAAGATATCCCTGGTTTCATATGGTCTTTCCCAAGAGAAGACCATACAAGCATAGGAATAGGAAGCGATTTTAGGTATGGAAAGTGCTTAAAACCAGTTTTGAAGCGATTTACTAGGGTTCATTATCGTGGTTTAAAAATCATTTCTGAATGGGCAGCAACTATACCCTCCGTAAAAGATCCTGGGTTCTTAAGACTTCCCTGCGCAGGTGATAATTGGGGGCTAATTGGTGATGCTGCGGGTCATGTTGATCCTATTACTGGCGAGGGTATACTTTATGCTTTATGGGATGGCGAATTACTTGCGAGAGCATTAGAAAAGGGTGATATTGCTCTTTTCGATACTTTTTGGAGGACCGAGTATGGGCAAAACTTGATAGCAGCAATAAAGCTAAGAGATCTGTTGTACAACACTCATGTTCTTGAGATATCGGTTAGATTAGCTGCTGGTAGTAGATCCCATGGCAAGATAATATGTGATATGATAAATCATGAATTAGAGCATCAAATGTTTTATAAAAGAATACTTCATGAATTACCAAAAATCCTATCTGAATATGTTCGTAACATTATAACATCGAGTTGA
- a CDS encoding site-specific integrase produces MRFFEELLKLDSDWRTSEYASVEMWIRRLRRRGSVSTSMAYFKLLAWFVRFTGLSPDEFVKLPKDDVAFKVQSFCDRFSDEGKNSTALNAMKALKSFLKANKFKLEELELDSSYRVMKRPEYVPNKEEVYRMATVCGLKWRAIILCLFQSGLRNSALRALTYEMVKDQLESEGFPIRVHITSELRKVLPDACKEGVDYWTFFGAEASEALRQYVNWRREKRGKTEEDELLFPSDSRSLSKEDRLKKPMDQWHLTRIVKKAARRAGIKKWHTVRAHSLRKTFRSVLDSGYVDGGQMAEDDKEYLMGHKLPGAKAPYHNANVDVLAQRYMKLNWAHVHTSIEQLRKKQVVDMAKLLGFSDEKIKKVEEALAKYEKVDEALEEIKKLSLESHKENDERNSVNNYNGNGNCSKSEITIVQGEQKLIRFMSEGWDLVKELSNDRFILKNCYN; encoded by the coding sequence ATGCGGTTCTTTGAAGAGTTGCTGAAGTTAGATTCTGATTGGAGAACTTCTGAGTATGCTAGTGTTGAGATGTGGATTCGCAGGTTGCGTCGCAGAGGATCCGTCTCAACTTCAATGGCCTATTTCAAGTTGCTGGCTTGGTTTGTTAGGTTTACAGGGCTTTCCCCTGATGAGTTTGTCAAGTTGCCGAAGGATGATGTGGCTTTTAAGGTTCAAAGTTTTTGTGACAGGTTTAGTGATGAGGGTAAGAATAGCACGGCTTTGAATGCTATGAAGGCTTTGAAGAGTTTTTTGAAGGCTAACAAGTTTAAGCTTGAGGAGTTAGAACTTGACAGTTCCTACAGAGTTATGAAGAGGCCTGAATATGTGCCTAATAAGGAAGAAGTTTACAGAATGGCTACTGTTTGCGGCTTGAAGTGGAGGGCGATAATCTTGTGCTTGTTTCAGTCTGGCTTGAGGAATAGTGCGTTAAGGGCTTTGACGTATGAAATGGTTAAGGATCAGCTGGAAAGCGAAGGGTTTCCAATAAGAGTCCACATAACCAGTGAGTTGAGAAAGGTACTCCCAGATGCCTGCAAGGAAGGCGTGGATTACTGGACATTCTTCGGCGCTGAGGCAAGCGAAGCGTTAAGGCAATATGTGAATTGGAGGAGAGAAAAACGTGGAAAGACCGAAGAGGACGAGCTGCTGTTTCCTTCTGATTCAAGGAGCTTAAGCAAAGAGGATCGGCTGAAGAAGCCCATGGACCAATGGCATTTAACGAGGATTGTAAAGAAAGCTGCTCGGAGAGCAGGAATCAAGAAGTGGCATACCGTAAGAGCTCATAGTCTAAGGAAAACATTCAGATCGGTTCTAGACAGTGGGTATGTCGACGGGGGACAAATGGCAGAAGATGACAAAGAGTATCTGATGGGGCACAAGCTTCCAGGAGCCAAGGCACCATATCACAACGCAAACGTAGACGTCCTAGCTCAGAGATATATGAAACTGAATTGGGCACACGTGCACACTTCTATCGAACAATTAAGAAAGAAACAAGTTGTAGACATGGCGAAGCTACTTGGGTTTTCAGACGAGAAAATAAAGAAAGTTGAAGAAGCCCTAGCCAAGTACGAAAAAGTAGACGAAGCACTTGAAGAAATCAAGAAGCTAAGCCTTGAATCCCACAAAGAAAACGACGAAAGAAACAGCGTGAACAATTATAATGGAAATGGAAACTGCAGCAAAAGTGAAATCACAATAGTTCAAGGAGAACAAAAGCTAATCAGATTCATGAGTGAAGGTTGGGACCTTGTTAAAGAGCTGTCTAATGACCGGTTCATACTAAAGAATTGTTACAACTGA
- a CDS encoding nucleotidyl transferase AbiEii/AbiGii toxin family protein: protein MIDTAKTIGTKSTYDPKEISSFLSEGGIRSIPNLERAILSLEYLGQLVEEGLDLIFKGGSAVQVILSSKRGIWTRLSVDADICVDLSREEFENVLERVFQKFDKEGFSYSQRDARISDEIPFYLYRIETPPITDRSRVFLLDAMGIKPEFSTVQTPLKTPFFDSQVEIVTPTVGALIGDKISTIGPTTIGRQLVHSRNGLEYAKHFHDINQLIKLDFSFKECAEAYYEAVTIQSRVRGRKFTPGECFDDLVFTCQVASLPPQVGDEIIEKKLHSRKGQRARAHSEFRILRRGLQRFLPLLVRGMSYAWDDVRFYAARTALLANMINNKMNGEKAMELLRSDFSTRKEDILRLIKQIEGLSDEERWFIEKSEIENFPKVLKTWHDFFFVEDLV from the coding sequence ATGATCGACACTGCTAAGACAATTGGCACAAAGTCAACATATGATCCTAAGGAGATTAGCTCTTTCTTGTCAGAAGGAGGCATTAGAAGCATACCTAATCTAGAGAGAGCAATCCTCAGTCTTGAGTATCTTGGCCAACTTGTAGAGGAAGGATTAGATCTGATATTCAAAGGAGGATCCGCAGTCCAAGTCATATTGAGTAGTAAGAGGGGTATATGGACTAGATTGAGCGTCGACGCTGACATATGCGTAGATCTATCAAGAGAAGAGTTTGAAAATGTTCTCGAAAGAGTTTTTCAGAAATTTGATAAAGAGGGATTCTCATATAGTCAAAGAGATGCAAGGATTAGTGATGAGATCCCATTTTACCTTTATAGAATTGAGACACCGCCTATCACTGACCGAAGCCGAGTCTTCTTACTTGACGCGATGGGAATAAAGCCTGAATTTTCTACTGTTCAAACCCCTCTAAAAACTCCTTTTTTCGATTCCCAAGTGGAAATCGTAACACCAACCGTTGGAGCACTTATTGGAGACAAAATTTCCACAATTGGCCCGACAACTATTGGCCGCCAATTAGTACATAGTCGAAATGGCCTTGAATACGCAAAACATTTTCACGATATAAACCAACTCATAAAACTTGACTTCAGCTTCAAGGAATGTGCTGAGGCGTACTATGAAGCTGTGACCATTCAGTCAAGAGTTCGCGGTAGAAAGTTCACTCCGGGAGAATGTTTCGACGATTTGGTTTTTACATGCCAGGTTGCAAGCCTACCGCCACAGGTTGGTGACGAAATCATTGAAAAAAAGTTGCATTCTAGGAAAGGACAGCGCGCGCGAGCACATTCGGAATTTAGGATATTACGAAGAGGTCTGCAAAGATTCCTTCCACTTCTTGTGCGAGGGATGAGTTATGCCTGGGACGATGTTCGTTTCTATGCTGCACGAACAGCCCTTTTGGCAAACATGATAAACAATAAGATGAATGGCGAAAAAGCGATGGAACTACTCAGATCCGATTTCTCCACAAGAAAGGAAGATATCCTTAGACTCATCAAACAGATTGAAGGTCTTTCCGACGAAGAGCGCTGGTTCATCGAAAAAAGTGAAATAGAGAATTTTCCCAAAGTGCTCAAAACGTGGCATGACTTTTTCTTTGTCGAAGATTTGGTATAA
- a CDS encoding tyrosine-type recombinase/integrase, whose product MKGIYTMQTFLGSQVSGQTKRSYAIGLKKFIAWYGKPIDNLLKEKDPSKIVEQFFVDIKKKLCHNTARTYTISVIQFCRYNNIDIKLRKGLGAGGTKQSTRDHILLIDQAREMYKIGSLEDKVMVKIWLLGLRISDAVKLEWKDFQVSDSDPIEILVKTGKEEVVAHVFIDSELQELMAKYIRIIDQENKYLFQGITTKQLLRRLQSLAKKAGIETNGKVFGWHLGRKLFMRTGTQFGINIWSLKMMVGKAIDPSIATYIRGVSLVEDAKKISNTLRMEEPKSNGRVGNLEETVQIMTKAFGKFLRQILKEQGYGTGIGFTMDYDAMDDEEVIRWYLGER is encoded by the coding sequence GTGAAAGGAATATACACAATGCAAACCTTCCTGGGATCTCAGGTATCAGGTCAGACTAAGAGATCTTATGCTATTGGGCTAAAGAAGTTCATTGCGTGGTATGGTAAACCTATTGATAATCTATTGAAGGAGAAAGATCCCTCTAAGATAGTTGAACAGTTCTTTGTAGATATTAAGAAGAAACTTTGTCATAATACTGCTAGAACCTATACAATCTCTGTTATCCAGTTCTGTAGGTATAACAATATAGATATCAAACTTAGAAAGGGACTAGGAGCAGGAGGAACTAAGCAGTCTACCAGGGACCATATTTTATTAATAGATCAAGCTAGAGAGATGTATAAGATAGGATCTTTAGAAGACAAAGTAATGGTTAAGATATGGCTCTTAGGACTTAGAATCTCTGATGCTGTAAAACTAGAGTGGAAAGACTTCCAAGTATCAGACAGTGATCCCATAGAAATCTTAGTTAAAACTGGCAAAGAAGAAGTAGTAGCTCATGTCTTCATAGACTCAGAACTACAGGAACTAATGGCGAAGTACATTAGGATAATTGATCAAGAGAATAAGTATCTCTTCCAGGGAATAACAACTAAACAATTACTGAGAAGATTACAAAGTCTAGCAAAGAAAGCTGGTATAGAAACTAATGGTAAAGTCTTTGGATGGCATCTAGGTAGAAAACTATTCATGAGAACTGGTACACAATTTGGGATCAATATATGGTCTTTAAAGATGATGGTTGGAAAGGCTATAGATCCTAGCATTGCGACGTACATTCGTGGAGTTAGTCTAGTAGAGGATGCTAAGAAGATATCTAATACACTTAGAATGGAAGAACCTAAATCGAATGGTAGAGTAGGAAACTTGGAAGAAACTGTACAGATTATGACTAAAGCCTTTGGTAAGTTTCTTAGACAGATCTTAAAAGAACAAGGATACGGAACTGGAATAGGCTTTACTATGGACTATGATGCTATGGATGATGAAGAAGTAATCAGGTGGTACTTAGGAGAAAGATAG